The following coding sequences lie in one Lolium perenne isolate Kyuss_39 chromosome 2, Kyuss_2.0, whole genome shotgun sequence genomic window:
- the LOC127328191 gene encoding uncharacterized protein, with protein sequence MNPRPAAAHRGGIPEEIIIWEIVPRLPARALLRCRAVCRSWRKALTSLKSNPDLLLAHHRLQPSLPIASCFQLARHDLRAVAPRSAAPVASLRHPTLQVRASCDGLLVLSLSPASYYVCNPATRQWLLHPFFPHFLGFYPHRPSGEYRILHGTGPPSRSRRKTSYSVFTVGSRKPRGIGRPAASSSEEKALAHGIIKTAPDRPSILLHQSLHFYPVKNKEANINMVMAFSTTAESFRWMTAPPDVQPSATLFETDGKLGLSSVSEDMTEVHIHTLHDYGSSEAWEFRYKLRLPVVELNLSAARRSFIEVAASEEGGVLV encoded by the coding sequence ATGAATCCCCGTCCGGCGGCGGCGcaccgcggcggcatcccggaggAGATCATCATCTGGGAGATCGTGCCCCGCCTTCCAGCGAGGGCCCTCCTCCGCTGCCGCGCCGTCTGCCGGTCCTGGCGCAAGGCCCTCACCTCCCTCAAGTCCAACCCCGACCTCCTCCTCGCGCACCACCGCCTCCAGCCGTCCCTCCCCATCGCCTCCTGCTTCCAGCTCGCCCGCCACGACCTCCGCGCCGTCGCGCCCCGCTCCGCCGCGCCCGTCGCCTCGCTCCGCCACCCCACCCTCCAGGTCAGGGCCTCCTGCGACGGCCTCCTCGTCCTCTCCCTCAGCCCCGCCAGCTACTACGTCTGCAACCCGGCCACCAGGcagtggctcctccaccccttctTCCCGCACTTCCTCGGCTTCTACCCCCACCGCCCTTCCGGCGAGTACAGGATACTCCACGGCACCGGCCCGCCCAGCCGGTCCCGCCGTAAAACATCCTACTCCGTCTTCACCGTGGGGTCTCGGAAGCCGAGGGGCATCGGCCGCCCAGCGGCGTCTTCCTCCGAAGAGAAAGCGCTGGCCCATGGCATCATCAAGACCGCGCCCGACCGCCCGTCCATCCTGCTCCACCAAAGCCTGCATTTTTACCCTGTCAAAAATAAAGAAGCTAACATCAACATGGTAATGGCGTTCAGCACCACGGCAGAGTCCTTCCGGTGGATGACCGCGCCCCCGGATGTACAGCCGTCCGCGACCTTGTTCGAGACGGACGGCAAGCTCGGCCTCTCCAGCGTCAGCGAGGACATGACGGAGGTCCACATCCACACGCTGCACGACTACGGCAGCAGCGAGGCGTGGGAGTTCAGGTACAAGCTCAGGTTACCAGTGGTGGAGCTGAACCTTTCGGCTGCGCGCCGCAGTTTCATAGAGGTGGCCGCGAGCGAGGAGGGCGGCGTGCTGGTCTAA